The following proteins are co-located in the Phocoena phocoena chromosome 1, mPhoPho1.1, whole genome shotgun sequence genome:
- the LOC136120182 gene encoding group IIE secretory phospholipase A2-like — protein sequence MKLPLLLTLLCLMVALAVGNLVQFGVMTERMKGQPALQYIDYGCYCGFGGSHGPVDQTDWCCHAHDCCYGSLEKLGCEPILEMYLFSASRHSIFCGGRTTCQKQTCECDKRAALCFRDNLGTYDRKYARYPNKLCTGPTPPC from the exons ATGAAGCTTCCCCTTCTTCTGACCTTACTTTGCCTCATGG TGGCCCTGGCTGTCGGGAACCTGGTCCAGTTCGGGGTGATGACTGAGAGAATGAAGGGGCAGCCTGCACTGCAGTACATTGACTACGGCTGCTACTGTGGTTTCGGCGGCTCCCACGGGCCAGTGGACCAGACAGACTG GTGCTGCCACGCCCATGACTGCTGCTATGGGAGTCTGGAGAAGCTGGGCTGTGAACCCATATTGGAAATGTATCTTTTCTCTGCCAGCAGGCACAGCATCTTCTGTG GCGGCAGAACCACCTGCCAAAAACAGACCTGCGAGTGTGACAAGAGGGCTGCTCTCTGCTTTCGCGACAACCTGGGCACCTACGACCGCAAATATGCCCGTTACCCCAACAAGCTGTGCACCGGACCTACCCCACCCTGCTAA